In Gossypium hirsutum isolate 1008001.06 chromosome A10, Gossypium_hirsutum_v2.1, whole genome shotgun sequence, the DNA window CTTTGTTGGGGATTTGGGGTGCCGTTGGATACGCCCCTTTACTTGTATtgagacaatatagatcgagacaatTTATACCGATAACGCGTGGGCTAACTCAGAGTGGGTTCTCGTATGGGGAGAAAGACTCCAAGAAAAAGAGCCGCAAGATTTATAATGCTTGGAATCAAACCTGTCGGATAAGAGAGTTGCAGTGAATCCAATGTGACTCTTGAATATAATGAATGATGGAGTAGAAGGGTTAACGACAATATCCCGAGGCCAAATTTAGAAGAAGCTCGATCGATAGAGGAATATCTGCGAGTGGTCTCCTCCGAATTGGAAATCATAAAGCAAGACTTCTAAAAGAAAACCTCAGAGTTAGAAAGGAAAATAGAGTAGTTGGAGGAGGAAAAGTGTACTTAAAGCTGGATGTTGATGTTCAAAAATCCGAGGCTGAGAATTTGAAGAAGAGGAAGAGAGAGGTTGATGAGGACCTGGATAGTCTGAAGACTGATTACAAGCAGCTGTATAAGTTAATGAGAAATGTTGGCTTGGGTAAAACGTCTGAACAGTGGAGACAAAAAATCCAAGAGGAAAAGCCTAGGGCTGATTGGTGGGAGAAAAAGTTCCATGATGCTCAAGCTTGAGAAGTCACTTGTAAAAAGAGTTTGGATGATAGCCAGAATGAAAAACAGATGTTAAGAACTCGGGTAGCAGAGTTAGAAATGGCACTACAGCAACATCGGAGTCGTAACTCAGTAATTGAATTAAGGGCTAGCCTAAGTAAGATCGAGAATTTGAAGGGAAAGTAGAAGAACTTGAGACTACACTTCAGAACTGTGAGAATCAGATTGAATTATTGGAAGTAAATAATGAGCAACTAGGGGAGCAACTTCACCGATCTCAGGATCAGGTCCGAGATAAGGATTACCTCATGGGCGAAGCTATAGCTCAGATACGAGAGGTGGCTGATCATTTGCAGACTTTAGTGGTCCAAGCAGATGTGCTAGGAGTTAAATATGAGTTAGAGTCAGATCGGGGGTGAGAGTTAGCTTGCCTTCTTAGGAAAGTAAAAGCTTTGGGTGTTAGGGCAAGACCGTATAtgtaattcattttatgtaaaagattttatttttcagtgaagttttctaaatggaactGAATTCGAATCGATGtctcctttttgcattcatgtcatgcatttgcattgcatagCATCATAAACATTAAGTTGTACAAAAGAACCCTATTAATTAGAGATTTTTAAGTTACCCTGGAACATCGCTGCTATACACGGAGGAAAACAAGGGATATGGATCAAAGGTTAGAGAAATTAGAACAAATGCAAAAGGAGATGCAGGAGCAACTGCAAGCTCAGATGCAAGAAAAACTGGCTAGGATCCAGCAGGAGATGAGGGATCAAATGCTAGAGTCTCAGAAAAACATGCTGGAGTCACAAAACAACATGATGAGCCAGCTGACATAGCTGCTGAAGGGAGGGTCTGGCAAAGGAAAGGGCCCTATGGGTGATACTGGGAATGACAACGATGACTCTGCTTGTCCTACAAGCTTTGCCCCAGTAAACATTCAAACACAGCCACCAAGGGTGTCTGTTAATGTTAAACCTCTGTATCAAGTCGGCACTTTGGTACCGGTAAACTTCCCAACGGGCTCGTGCTCTAACCCTGGAGACAATATGGCAAATCCTACGATCCCTGATTTTGATAAGGTTGAAGGGGAAAAAGTAAAGGCGGAGCTCCCAAAGCAGCTCGAGGATTAGTGCAAATGGATAGAGGAAAAGTTCAAGGATCTAGAAAGTGCTGATCATTATTGCGGAGTTGACGcaaaggaactcagtttggtccCGGACTTAGTACTTCTTCCGAAGTtcaagatgccagaatttgaaagatataatgGAACCAGCTGTCCTGAGGCTCACATTACAATGTTCTACCGGAGAATGACAGGATATGTTAACAATGACCAATTGTTGATTCACTGTTTTCAAGATAGTTTGACTGGGGCCGcggctaaatggtacaatcagttgagtcgaGCTCAAGTCAAATCATGGAAGGACTTAGCACAGGCCTTCATGAAGCAGTATGGTCATGTAACAGATATAGTGCCCAACAGGATTACACTCCAGAATATGAAGAAGAAGTCAAGCGAAAGTTTTCGACAGTACGctcagaggtggagggaggtcgtTACGCAAGTCCAGCTACCACTGCTGGAAAAAGAAACGACTATGCTGTTTATTAATACCTTGAAGGCACCTTTCATTAATTATATGTTGGGGAGCGTGATTAAGAGTTTCGCATACATAGtgatgtctggtgaaatgatagaaaatgcaataAGGTGCGGGAAGATAGAAACGGGGGAAAGCATGAGAAGGTCAGccctaaagaaaaaggaaagcgAGGTAAGCAATGTGAGCTCATGCTATTCAAAACCTGTCACCGTTAATCAATCGAGAATGGTAGTCATAGGCCAACAAGTTGCACCAAGGCAGGAGCCTAGCACAAAGAGAAATATGGAGGTAATACAGTTTACCCCTATCCAGTGACATATAACTATACAAAAgattatttgatgcacatgttgtAGCACCGTTCTACTCAAAACCCGTTGCAGTCGATAGAAAATTGCATCCCTTTTAAAAAGTTAGTCGAAAGGCTCGTTGAAATGGGCATTGTGAAGTTTGACAAAAGGTCTGGCGTAGAAAATCTgttacccaaccatgctgatGAGAGGGTAAACGCAATAATCAATGATGCAGAGAAAAGAATTTGACAGGCATTCACCTTTGCATACTTGGGAGTGTTTTAAACGATGGGACGGTGGAAAAGATCCCTGTATTTTTTAGGGCTAATCTAGAGtcatattcaaaacacacttgttgctttaagcctagaggcaataagaatccttttgtgaaataggcttatgtctagcgtctttatttcaataaaatacattctTTTGTTCCTTATTTCAAACATCTGTTCTTTACcatttcattcatgatcataccacaCGAGTAAATATTCTTGGTTTctcttattctttaaattttctttcATCCTTATAACAgttctctagatatcaatgatatgagtgacaCTGTTGCTAACTTAGAATCTctttttgagcgagatatgtgtttagTGGGACCtcaagactttgaagatgactaaaattgtagcttatctcctgatCTATTGATGACGGTGAACAAGATGAGAAGCAAACCTCATGTTGCAAAGAATCAGTGAAACCCATAATCTTCTTCTATATGGGGCATGTGTTCCGTCAGGCTGATTTCGCCAAAAGCCTCTGACGAGTATCGATTCTTTTTGTGGTCGTCGATTATGTTGCCAAGTGGACAGAAGCTGCCTCATATGTCAATGATGCGAGGTCAATAGCTAGCATTTTCTATGTTAGTATGGAGTACCGAAAGGGACCATATTTGACGATGTACTAAATTTAAATAGCAGTATGATATCTGAAGTATCCGAGCTGTTCAATATTAAATAccatatcgcccgaaaatgaacggtGTAAAAAAAAGATCATGGGAGCCTCTATCAGAACCTCCACCGGGGCAACATTTTTCGTTGATTTATGGAATGAATGCAATTTTGGCAAGGTATCTTCTCCACGAGTTTCGTCAGAGTTGAGTAAATCCAATTCCGATGATCAAGTGAACCTGATTGAAAAAGGAGGTCAAAAATTATCCGTTACGGTCAAATGATACGAAGTGATAATGGAAAAATCATTCCAGaaaatttcatcaaggaaacTTAGTTTGAGAaggatccttcccatacaaaaggatctCAATGAAAATGGATGTCAAATTGGGAATGACCTTATCCCTGGTGGGGGCATTGATATTGATTAAGATAAATGGCAAGAACTTGTCTGACCCTGTGAACTTGGATTTAATCGAAGAATACTTCACtttcaaacaaaaaaagaagagaaaaaggaaagagaaaaaaggaaaaggaaaaggaaaaagaagagaaaaataaaaaagagaaagaaaagaaaagcaaaggagaggccaaggcgaaaacccgcaaaggatgctttgagaccaaaggggatttgagttgaaaacccgaaaagggcggttCGAATTTGGATCGAAAGTGGGGCATACAGTAGTCTTACTATGCCTGAGTTAACAATGAGGAAGTCTGCTACATCTTGGGGTATTGACAAAGTACTTCGGATCACCTAAACACATGTTGAGCTCAAATGGTCATCaagaagtttgtacagagaagctcaggctgcgatatctggggcacttaATTTTCTATCTTACCCATGTTTACTATCCTTGGTTGCCTTATTCTTTTCGAGATACGCcccaatcatttttattttattaccttgGATATCTCCGATTACTTTAATTGTTGCGAGCTATGCTCTTAATTAATTTCATTCTTATCCCTTGCCATGATCTCTTTTAAGCATTTCGCATTGAAATATAGATTAAAATATTTCCACAAAGGAGATTCTGCTTAtgattctagaagtttctaaataatacgggaacctaaaacaggactgttgtttagaaTTTACCGAGCCTAAGGGTTGGAATTGTCTAAGGGACTACCCTTTAAGATTTTTTGTCAAATATATCAGAGTCAAATATTGCATCGAAGGTACTATCTTGACGAATAGCAAGTAATGTCAACCCAAACTttaaaaggggatcattctcgAGAGAAAGATGGTATTTTGCATCCATGTAAATATCAAGCATATACATCTGGTCATGACACCCAAGGAATGGTGTAGCAGACCAAATTAATGGAAGAAGAATCAAATCCTGTACCCTTAAAATTGCGGGGGAAATAAATTGAAGAGGAATCAGATTATATTCCCTCGAGTTGCAGTAGGAGAGTTTAAAGATGGTGCAAGCCTTATATCCCATGAAGTACAGTGGACTGGACCTTGAAATTATAGTGGGGCAAACCAGTTGAACAAAATGGATTGTTTCTATGAGTTTTCTGTCGAAAAGTAGCAGCTGAACAAGAAAGACTCATGTCAGTGAAGCGATAGCCTTAATAGACAGCGAGTAATGGTAGCCCAAGCATTAAAATGGGATTATTTTCATGATATTCTGCATTCGTACAAATGTCATTCATAATACATTTAGTTAGGGGCATTTGATTCAtgttgatcatagcatcctaatcatttagCATAAGCATAAACCACAGGAAATCACTTCTCCAGATGGATTTCCCAGTGGACAGTGTAGCAAGATTGATTAAAATTACAGATTTCGGCAAGCCTTATCACACTGAGCAGGAGTGGAACAGGCTAAATATAGCAGATTTCATCCCACTGGCAGGAGTGGAATAGATCAAATTTCGACAGATCTTATCTTCGCTGAGCaggagcggagcagatcaaatttTGGTAAATCTTacctccatgtatcggcaatggagcagatttcagccaccagccttatcttccCTGAGCAGGAGTGAAGCAGGCTAAATATAGCAGATCTCATCCCACTGGCTGGAGTGGAACAGACCAAATTTtgacagatcttatcttcactgagcaggagcggagcagatcaaatttTGGCGAATATTATCTTCATGTATCGGCATTGGAGCAGATTTCAGCCACaagccttatcttcactgagcaggagtggagcaggctaaatactagatcttatcttcgctgagcaggagcggagcagatcaaattttggtgaatcttatctccatgtatcggcaatggagcagatttcagCCACCaaccttatcttcactgagcaggagtggagcaggctaaacataccagatcttatcttcactgagtaggagtgaagcagatcaaattttgtcaagtcttatctccatgtatcggcaattgAGTAAATTccagccaccagccttatcttcactgagcaggagtggagcaggctaaataCTAGATCTTGTCTTCGCTGAGCAGGAGCAGAGTAAATCAAAttttggtgaatcttatcttcatgtatcggCAATTGAGCAGATttcagccaccagccttatcttcactgagcaggagtggagcaggctATATACTAGATCTTATCTTTGCTGAGCAGAAGCAAAGCAGATCAAATTTtgatgaatcttatctccatgtatcggcaatggagcagattccaatcatcagccttatcttcactgagcaggagtggagcaggctaaacATACCAGATCTTATCTTTACTGAGCAGGAGTAAAACAGATCAAATTACAGCAGATCACATCTCTGTGAAGTAGCAACGGAGAGTTTTGAAGTAATAAAGTGTGGTGGGTTGCGGTAAAGAAGACAAGACTCAGCCAGCCCAGGCAAATTTGGCCCTTCTAAAATCTTTGCtatattctcgttacacgacaatgagcaaagagggcaGCTGTAGGACCAAATTTCTGCCCGGGCTCAATCAAACCAGCCCAAATTAAACACTCCACTAAACCGAccactaactccatcaccctACTAAACCATCCACTACCTCCATCACCCCCACACCCTACTAAACCGTCCACTACCTCCATCACCCccactaactccatcaccctACTTGTTATAAGTTGTaaattttggctataaaagccatggaAAAACTATTGTATAGGGGGGATTTTGGAGAGGATTTTTAGAGAATACACATACGAAATCAAAGAGaatacaaatcagatttttaaggtaactttttatattattcaattttgtttacTTTGGCGTTTACATTTTTTCTCTACACAAacgaaagaaggaaaaagagagggAGTTTACCTctgattttatttcctttctgATTTGGCccgaaagttttcatttttaattcaatttaaccctttttttatttttgttattttactgttaaattaattaatttgagctttattctcattatttttatatttatttttttattattttctattaatttaattaatttgagttatgtttcatattattatatatttattatgtaaatatatatttttaagcgaagttaattattttaaatataaatttctattatacatagacttattatattatttttttataccatTGTTTATTATCGGTTaccatttttatatcaaattattattatttactatttctcactattactaatttaacattgttattctaattttttttactattatcccCCATATTTAATGTTATCGTCaacatattttttgttattatcatcatcatgtttttaatattattattaatactattagcacaatgtttattacattattgtatttattattactgttgttttattaattatttctattaattactattattattttttatttttatatatggttagcattattctcatattattattttcatgttgtctattatcatcatttttaaaaaaatctatgtcCTTAATTCATTAATCCATTGATCttccctcaaaatttttcaaaataaaggcaatgttcggtatttaaagaattcaaagaatcgtgccctaacgtactgggcttcgctttctttgtttgttttgaatattcgaatatcCTCTTAAGGCTAAAACGCACGTTTTAAAGGCAAGCTCACAATTGAGGGTcaaaaatgttgtgtcctaacgtactggatgtaatATTTTACCTTGAGGTGAGATGGTCTTTAATACACATTTGACTTAcctaaatgttttaaaagccaataaaaggaggatcgcgttttgaactctgtccaaatctttaattttcgacattaagacactaaataatcaatcaagtaccaattttgggcgtgtcgagggtgctaatcctttcttgtacataactgactcccgaaccggtTTTTTATTTTCGCAGACTAAAATTGTcgttttgaaaaatttatttatttattaaaaacaaccgtgttttgaggtgatccaatcacaccctattaaaaacgattggtggcgactcccaacttTTCGTTTTCAAAAATCGATTTctcgttttcaaaaaaatggttttgacagagATTATATACTAATATTTATACTATTTACTAAGCTTCTTATTAAGTTGATATCACTTTTCATTGAATCATCAGTTTAGTAAGAAAGTTACATAAATACCTTTtttgtataattaaaataagtcatattatttgagggtattttaatctttttattttagcaaaaatcaataaaaatatacttatagTAGGATATGAACCCACGTTAATTGAATTAATAAACTCTTGAATTTACCACTCaacaaaaactttattttgatatattttatacattttattttaatatgcaaaaTTTATTATCTTCATCAATTTATTAAGCTCCTGATTGAGTTGATGTCACCTTCAACTGCATCATCAACTTGGTAGTAAAATTACGAAAATgcctttttagaattaaaataagtcatattatttgagggtattttagtctttttattttaacaaaaaatcaataaaaatatgaatattgtaGGATTTAAACCCACACCAATTGGATTAATAAACCTTTAAATTTATTACTCAACCAAAGCTTTATTTTGATGTACttcatacatttttattttaatatgcaacATTTATTATCTCCTtcagttgtatatattaataacgTTGTTAATTGTGCTCGTGTCACAAGTTAACTTGACACTAACTTACAATTGATGACAACTCTgtgataaataattgtagtgtatttcatatgttattacgattaattagtttcaaatcatgCATTTCATTGTTTATTGTACATTTTTTTGAAcacataattatattttaaatccgTAATTTCACAcatgtaatttttaatatcattaaaaatctttaaaaataaatataaataattaaaaatatttttcaattaattaaatttattaacatgTGGCATCACGAGCAAAGTCAATTTTTCTATAGGAATACTgttattgaattataaattttttaataaccaatatattaacttaaaatttcaaccatttttgaCAACTCAAGATTACGGAATGATGACATGTTTTTGTATgacaattattttaaaattataaggaaaagaaaagataatttGTCTGTTGAACCAAACAATAATTTCAATGCTAGTTGAGacagaattattttattttatttcattgtattattttccaatttttttggCCAAAGATATGGCCAATTGAGACAGGCCATTGCTAGCTGTTGACTATGAGCACAAGCCGAAAGGTggagaaataataaatataataaatgagcaaaaaaagaaaatatttgttgGATGTTTTAGATCCGTATATAAATCGGGTTAAACTCGAATATTCCGAAGAAaacttaattcattttataattttattaaagattatgtttgggtttttaatttgtttgttccATGTTTTGTCAGAACAAGAACGAATTTTTTGTTTGGGCCATGGGTTGTTTCGGCTCATGGGTGTTTGACATTGTTTCTTTAGCTTATTAAGGAGTGACATGTTTGATAAAACGACAATTGATTTTTGGCTAAGTCTAAGATTCTTCACCTCTTTTAGCTGATCATATTAAGAAGTTTAAAGAAAAGATAATGTTTATTCTTATCTCTTGAAAGAGTTTTGGAACAATTGGAATACTAATTTATGAAtacttttatttgataaatacTCGTGATAATTAATGGGATAATTTAAGCTTTTAAATaggaatttaaaatttatcattcacgattgttgaataaaatcattcattGGGCGAGGCTTGCAGATGTAGTGTGTCTGGACTGCGTTAACAAATATCGTCTGTTAATTctctatttattttcctccttGCATTACTTTACATTTAACATTTCTGTTTGTTTATGATCTAGCAACAATTGAAATGAAACTGTTTTCTAAGTGTAgacttttttaattattatctttttattaatGTTTGTGGATTAAAAATATACCGTTTGAGTCTTAATTTGGTTGGCATTGTTGTTGTTATAATATGTAGCAGGATGTGAATTTGAGCGCACTTAAACGTGTATTATCCTCCAATTTAAGGGTTATGAATGGATTATTAATAGTTTAGACATTGTATAAAAAACTTTAATTTGATTGTtagattagtttaaaatttaattttaaagtttaacttaaaaaaagtgaaaatttaaaatttaaaattgtttatgAGTTAGGCTTGGTTAGATCAGGACTAGATTTATGTACGATATTAATACAATTTATGCTTACCTAGGTTTAGGAATTGCAATTCAAATTGCAGGTTCAAATATTCACAGACATCCAATCCGAAATTTGTGGATTCAAATAATATTCagattcaaatattaaaattactatcCACTGTGGGTTCGAAGCGAATGTGGATAGACTCCCTTAGGTGTCCATTATCCGAATATGCATAACTAGtttcaatatatttaaaattttgctaCCAACAAGGTTTGAACACATgacatttgataattaaaacTATGCTTTAACTATCAAGGCTAGTGTTTAACTTTAATTATAACAATAAATTACTTTTTTGTGTAAGGATAGATTGGGCTTAAGTCAATAGGTGATCCGGATGATTGTTGAATAAAATCAATAACTAGGTAAGGTTCACATACGTAAGACCGTTGTATCTGGACTATGTTAGCAAAAATCGTGTGTTAATTCTCTCTTTATTTTGCTCTTTGCGTTACTTTGCATTTAACCTTTTTGTTCGTTCTAATTTGACAGCAATTGGAACGAAACTATTTTTCAAGTACAAACTAaaagtgtttttaattattaTCCTTTTATTAATGCTTGaggattaaaaatatattaatcgaGTCTTAAGTTAATTGGTATCGTTGTTGTTATAATGTTTAAACACTTGACGTTTGATAATTAAAACAATGCTTTAACCATGAAGACTAACCTTCAACTTTAGTTATAATTTacacaaaataataatagtatataaatattaataaattattttctaaaattaaatattttaactaataataaaattaaatatagtaataaataataaatatggtaaatttaaatatgtttaagaagttatcagaaaaatatatcTTATTTAACCTCTTATTCTCTTAAATCTTATTCTTTTGTATTCGTAAACTTAACTGAACAATGAGATGGAATGatcaaaatttctaaatttgTGATTATCCCTTTTATTATTTGATCAACTCAATTAGTTAAATTATTGTAAACAGAAaattaactaatatttatataattaaaataaatattataatatgaatttatattgTAATGGGTCATACATAATTATTGTCAGTacatattatgttataaaatagcATACATACACTTTTAAGGACATATAATGTATCAATTGTTATATAACTAAATTGTGAATgcataataattattataacattatgaTATTACAATGTGCATTATTCTATTCATGATGTGCAACCTAAACCTTAAACATGTAGCTAATTTTATGGTATACTATAATACATACATTTAGTATTATATAATTAAGGTATATTAGTTAAGtatattataataacataattgtaAATAGGGTTAAATATCAAATTCTATTTGGCATGTTGGCTAGAAATGACAACTCATATGCCAAATTCTACCATATTGGTGATGGATGTTGAATCCACCAAAAAATAATATTCCTACACCCTAATAGTAAATAAATAGCAATATAAGTTGCGCGCTAGGCAACTGTCATGCCCACGGTTTGTGTGATGATCtgtgcaaaaataaaaatgagaatttaaatttgaaaaaagtaaaaataatagtgataattaaaatcaaaataatagtaaacataaatagaaacaaaattgaattgaataaattgatgtGATGATATTTTAGCTTCAAGCTCGATTTTTGGCTCAAGTTTTGAACTGGTCcttgataataatttttttccttc includes these proteins:
- the LOC121208122 gene encoding uncharacterized protein yields the protein MGDTGNDNDDSACPTSFAPVNIQTQPPRVSVNVKPLYQVGTLVPVNFPTGSCSNPGDNMANPTIPDFDKVEGEKELSLVPDLVLLPKFKMPEFERYNGTSCPEAHITMFYRRMTGYVNNDQLLIHCFQDSLTGAAAKWYNQLSRAQVKSWKDLAQAFMKQYGHVTDIVPNRITLQNMKKKSSESFRQYAQRWREVVTQVQLPLLEKETTMLFINTLKAPFINYMLGSVIKSFAYIVMSGEMIENAIRCGKIETGESMRRSALKKKESEVSNVSSCYSKPVTVNQSRMVVIGQQVAPRQEPSTKRNMEHRSTQNPLQSIENCIPFKKLVERLVEMGIVKFDKRSGVENLLPNHADERVNAIINDAEKRI